The region TATTCATCTGTGGTGAAGGAATGGACCAAACACCTTCCCTGGAATGCTGCCAGGAATAGAGAGAACATGGATAACGCTCCCCATGTGCCCTGGGCCACAGGTGTGATGGAACTGGTGCCGGCCTTTGCCAGCTGTGTGGCTTCAGCCATGCTGCTTCAgttcactgagcctcagtttccccagctagAGACAGGGTTCTTAAGACTGCCCAGGATGTGCCTAGCATGGTCCCTGACACCTAGTGAGTGGTGGGCACCTGGTAGTCATTGTTTCTGCTAGAACTAACAATTGTTGTTGCTATTagtaatcaaaaataaaacaaaaaacagatgatGAACACAGTTCTTCCTGAGGCAGATGGGTTAAAGGGCAGGAAAAAATCCCTTGGTCCAAGTGGAGCCCAAAGTGGATGCCACACAggtaaagaagcaggaaaaaagttCAGAGGGCTTGGATAGGAAAGGGGTGGAGAGACCCAGAGCCGACCCCCGGGTGGGCAGGAACATGACCCACAGAGATCAGGAGATAGGCAGGTCAGTCCAGGGGATGGGTAAGCCCCCAATCTGATGGGAGAGAGCTATCCTGAGCTCTGGGAGAGACaggacacacacatgcaaacacagcAGTAGTGTTGGGGGCGCACAGTGGGGCCGTGTATGTTCTAGACAGGCAGACCTGAGGGCTAGTTTCTGGTCCCAGAGGTTGGGGGCTGGGGTTACTGGGAGGATTGAAGCTAGGCCACAGAACAGGGAGGCTGGGCACTCACTTGTCCCCAAATGTTTGCTGAGCACCTCCTGTGTTCCAGGCCCTGGATGAGACGCTGGGAAGGCAGCCACACCCTGCCCCTGTGGAACTCCCTGCTCCTACCTCCAGAGAGGTGGTAGAAGAGCCAGGCCCTGGTCCAAGGTTCCTGAGGGGCCAGGGGCACAGAGCCTGGAGGCTTCAGAGGCTGGGGTGATCCCAGTGCTAGTGCAGGCCTGTCCGTGGGTGTAGGGACTAccatggggagggggcagtggtgtgtgggacccccccccacacacacattagATAGGCCCAACTAACGCTGGATTTGCCTTGCAGCTATGCACAATCTAACCatgcccccttcctcccccaggtaCACTGGCCCACCAAGCAGCGGGTGGCATGGAGCTCCTGGCTCCCGGGGCCCCCAGGGGGGTTGCTGGGCAGAGAAATTGAGTCTCGGGGGAGTGTGTCTGTGCCACCTGCTATCCTGCCCTGTCTGTGATGTCTCCCCAACCcagcctcttccctctgcctctgtttccccaccccagctctttGAGGCTCAGAGGGGCTCGCCTGTCTGCCTCTCAGTCATTCTGTGTCCACTCTGTCACCCTTTCTCTGTGTTGGCTTTTTTTGGGGTTGTGAGGGCTTGGGGGAACCCAGCTGGACTCGGGTGAGGCCAGCACAGACTGGGAAGGAGTTCAGCCTGTTCTCTCAGCTCTGGGTACCCAGGTCCCAGAAGGCACTGAACCTCTTCCCCTGGGCCCCTGGTTCTGGCaggagggcagcaggcagggtTGGAAGGGATCAGTGTCCCCTCTACCACTCCCTCCCTGGTGCCCTCCTAACCAgagcccacctcccagcctggaTTCCCCTCTCCCATGAGGGTGCCCACTCACATCTGAAGGCATGGTCCTCCTACCTGCCTGTAGCCCCCTCACCCCGTGTCTCTCTTGGTCTCTGTCTTCCTGCGTGTTTTTCCCTCCCTGTGACTGTCTCCCCACGACCTCttgccccaaccccaccccagagAAAGgaacttggggggtgggggctgagctgATGCTACGTTCGGGGTTGGGGAACCAGgagtgaggaaagaaaggaaaagggggcaTGTTGCCAAAAAAGAAACGAAAGCaatttaatctcttttttttttctctttttttcttgcgcattttttttcaatttgttttttctctctcttccgaTGCTTAAAGTAGAAGTGGAGCAGAAAGGTAAACGCACTGTTACCAATGCTAACCCCTAACTCACACTTTGTTTTACCTGTACCATACTTATGTGACCTGCCCTCCCCTCTTGGCCCCTTCTTCTCCCACCCCTTCAACTGGGTCCAGTTGCTAGCCCCCAGCCCAGGTATCCTCCCAGTGGGGCCAGCCCTGGTCCAGCCGTGGGCAACTCCACCCTCCAGACACCCGAGGAAGCTCCTCTCTGAGTACATGGCCAggaccttctctctctctacctctctctctctctctctctctctctctctctctgcctctctttctgtctcaccCTGTCCCTCCTTCCTAGTCCCTGGCCCTGCCAAGGGGACCTGGCCCTCTCTCATCCTTCTTTTGCCTCCTTCAGGAGAAGTTTGTAAGCATCCTGGGTGGGTAGGGACCCCCTTCCCTGGCTCCCaactgggggcggggcggggtggggcactgggtgagccgtctttctcctctcttcttcctgccccaACTTTGGTAACTTATGTCCAGTTGGGGGAGGCGGGATGGAGGGGacacctttgttttccttttggagAGCAGATTCGCCCTATCTCTCGGGCTCCTGGTGGCTTAAGTTCCTTCTGGTTTGGCGTTTTCAAGGCCCAGAGCTGTTTTGGAGCACAGAGCACCAGTTTCCCCCACCCCTAACCCCCAAACTCAACCTGCTGGGAGCCCACCCCTGGGGAGGGGTATAAactgtccccagccctgggagggcagCCTGTCAAATGGGGGGGCGGGcaaaggggtggggatgggccTCACGGTGGGGGGAGCGTGGGGTGGGAGAGCATTTTTCTCTGGTTCTGAAACACTTGCAAAGCTGCAGTCAGGGTTTCTTCTGGGCTGTTGTGGTTAGAGgaccagggagagggaggaggggacagtatGGGCCAGGTATGGGGACTTCCAGGAGCACCGTAATTTCTTGCCGGGTTTAATTAACCTTCAGCAGGGCAGCAAGAGAACTCCATGGTGGGTTGGACTGTCTGTtgtggagggaagggcaggggttgCAGCTGAAGGGGTTGGAGGGTGGAATGTTGGGAGTAGGTGCTTCCTCCCCTGTGAGTTTTTGGGAAATTGACAGCTCTGAGGCTGGCAGCAGGGGAAAGGCTGGGTGAGCATCCTTGCAGATAGCTTTTGCCTTGAAATTACGGTGATCTGTAGAGCATCCCCTCCAAGGGAGGTGGGGCGGGGTCCCTCCAAGCTGCTCCCCTACCcgctgtctccctcccccatctcagaGAGGCCTGGGCAGCCAGCCCACGGTCTGCCCCAGAACACCTtgccactctctccctctctcgttCCTGGAGTCTCTCTCCCATCCAGCACCAGACACTCTTCTTTCAGGTCCGGTGGTGGTTTGGATACGCAGCCCTGGATCTTTTCTCTTCAAGAGGcgggtgggagaagggaaaggaggtgtTGGGAACTTGGTGCTGGGGAGGGGTCCTTGCTGGCAAAGGCCCCAAACAGACCCTCCCTcatcttttcccccttccccagagTAACCTCTAACCACGTTTTCCTCCTCCACACCCTTCTGACCAGGTCAGGCTCTGAGACCTCTCACCGCCCCCCTCATACACACAACTGGCAAgggcctcccccacaccctggcttggggagaggggagaccTGGGCACAGAGGAAACGGGTGGAGGCCAGGTGTGCTGGTGACAGGATACAGACCAGCACCTCAGGGCACTGGGGATAGGGAGATGGTGAAGCCCCAGGGCCCAAGGCAGGATCCTTCTGTTCCTTGCCCACCTCTGTGCCCTcagcttcccttcccctcctaaAATAGGGCATGCTCCTGGCTGCTTTGTGCCTGGGGACCCTTGAGCTGCCCCCCAAGCCAGCGCCAGGTCCCAGCCTTCCCTGTCCCTTTTGGGGCCAGCTGCTTTGGTGACAGGCCAAGCAGAAGCAGAGAATTCACTGCAAACCCTCACCCTGGCCTATCCATGGGTTCTGCTAAcagggaggtgagagggaggCCCCAGCCATCCTGGATGGCAGGGCCTCTGGCAGTCACCactctgggaggaggagggaagtctGGCCTTGCTGACCATGAGAGTTCAGATCTCTACCCGGTCAGTAGGGGGCCTAGGAGTAGGTGACCCTGGGACATGATGGGGCAAGGGTGGGCAGGCCAGCAGGGGCCAATGAGATGCAGTTGAGGTTTTCCTCCTTTTCAGGgattgggggggtggggcggggcccccCACCTTTCTGACATCAGCGCTGCCTTGGTCCCTCCTCCCGAGCCGGGGATGGTTGCAGGTAAATCGGGGTCCGGggcaggggcggtgggggggcctggctggggtgggctgggtCTTTATCCTAGCACTTGGTTCCCTCCCTTACCCACTCTGAGCTGGACCTGGGACTGCCCCCCTGAGGGACCCTCAGTGGGGCCTGGGCCTTGGAGTGAATTCTCTGctcaccccctctctcctctgccagcACTAACCCTTTCTTCCCAGGTGGTCTCCAGTGTGCCTCCCTTGGAGCCAGGACCTCTGCTGAGGCCCCCCACCTTGTCTCTCTTCCCTCCATGcagctttccttccctctccccaactCTCCTGGGgaatcccctccctccccatgtcCCATTCCCATCCCTGTGCACCAGTGTCAGTGTCTGCTGCTGAACAAACCCCACGAGACCCTGccggctgggggcagggctgggcactgtAGGGGAGGGGCTGGACTTTTCCAGAAACCCTTCCTGATTGTGTGGGTACTGGGGCGGAGGCACAAGCTGCGTCAGGAACCTTGGGTGCTTCTCCCACCCTGAAATGGGGGGTACCCTTTTACACCCACAGTGGGTACAAAAACATTACTACCTTGCAGTTTttgcaggaggaagaaaatggagtaaaaaaaaaaatctgcccttGTGTGGTTGGTGAAGGATGGGACCCTCAACTCTAGCTCTTCCATAGGGGGCGGAGACGAAGGCGAAGGGGCAGGGTGCTGAGTCCCTGGAACCTCAAAGCCGCCCGGCGGTGGCTGCAGTGAGGAGTTCTTTCTGCCCCACTTAAGGCACAGGAGAAAGTCTGGGAGGGCTTTTGCCAAACCCCTTATCCCCAGCCTGTGGGGTCTCTAGCagccaggaaaggaaagaggggcACCACCTCCCCACCACTAACCCTGCTCTTAATGACCTTCAGGGTTGACATCTCCTGGGagaggggcagctgggtggggtgggggtcccagCCCAGAAACCCCCTTCCCATCACCAGCCCTACCAAGCAACCGTgactgcagcagcaggagggaaCAGCCTGGCTCCCTCCTGGGCCTTGTGACCaatttgcctctctctcccctctctttctccctgcccctcccttccttcacccctgctcctcctctctgtctcctcccctcctacctgcCCGGCCCAGTCTTCGTGTGCCCAGGGACGCTGCAGAAGGTGCTGGAGCCCACCTCAACGCATGAGTCGGAGCACCAGTCTGGCGCGTGGTGCAAGGATCCACTGCAGGCAGGTGACCGCATCTACGTCATGCCCTGGATCCCTTATCGCACAGACACGCTGACCGAGTATGCCTCGTGGGAAGACTACGTGGCTGCACGCCACACTACCACCTACCGCCTGCCCAACCGCGTAGATGGTACCGGCTTCGTGGTTTACGACGGCGCTGTCTTCTACAACAAGGAGCGCACGCGCAATATCGTCAAGTACGACCTGCGCACACGCATCAAGAGCGGGGAGACAGTCATCAACACGGCCAACTACCATGACACCTCTCCCTACCGCTGGGGGGGCAAGACCGACATTGATCTGGCTGTGGACGAGAATGGGTTGTGGGTCATCTATGCCACTGAGGGTAACAATGGGCGGTTGGTGGTGAGCCAGCTCAACCCCTATACGCTACGCTTCGAAGGCACATGGGAAACAGGATACGACAAGCGCTCTGCATCCAACGCCTTCATGGTGTGCGGGGTCCTCTATGTGCTGCGCTCAGTCTATGTGGAAGACGACAGTGAGGCGGCTGGCAACCGTGTGGACTATGCCTTTAACACCAATGCTAACCGCGAGGAGCCAGTCAGCCTGGCCTTCCCTAATCCCTACCAGTTTGTCTCCTCCGTGGACTACAACCCGCGCGACAACCAGCTCTACGTCTGGAACAACTACTTCGTGGTGCGCTATAGCCTGGAGTTTGGACCCCCTGACCCCAGTGCCGGTGAGGAGGGCGCCTGTTCActgtcccaggccccacccacagTCACAGGGTGGGGGCACACTCGGGGAGTTCTCAGGGACTTGAAGGTGGGCTGGGGAAGCCCTGGAAGTCTGAAAGAGTCACAAAGAACATGCCACTCTAAGCACTTCGCTGATTAATAATTTATCTCATTCTCATGGTCACTGGGATTgttactgtccccattttacagatgaggaagctgaggccctgggggggtgggagattcgtttatttatttttaatttttttaaaattatatatatattttttatttttagagacaggggaagggagggggagagggagagaaatatcgatgtgtgaaagatacatcagttggttgctttttgcacacccccaaccaagtagttggcctacaacccatgcatgtgccccaactggaaattgaactggcagtcttctggttcacaggctggcactcaataccctgagccacaccagccagacccTATTAGTTTATTTGAGAACTTGGACTCAGAACTCTCAGGGTACCTAACGATTTAGCTGCACTGCCTCTCACAGTGGCCTGTGTACTTTTAGCCCTGGAATCTTTACCAACCAAAATCTTGGGTGGAAGGCCAAGTATCCAGTGAAACAGAACAAGACTGAATGCTGATGTTGATGGGCTGAGGGTCTCTTTAGTTCCATTTGCCCCCTCAGCTTCCTTGAGCGAGCTCTGAGCAGCTTCTGGGCTCCAGGGAGCCTAATCTAATTCAGCTTCATTTGCATAATGGGGAACTGAGGACCCCAGAGGGAAGGGATGTGGCCAGGTTACAGAGTCCAGAGTGAGAGTAACCAAGGATGGGAGGTGGCCGTTCACCTCCTTCATGGCCTGTCCTCTCCTGTTTTTTCAAACTTCAGGGTGCACACAAGGGAATTCTTACCACCTTTTGATGCTTTACATGGTCCCACAGGTGTGAGGGAGCTCTATAGGCAGGAAGAATACAGGGGAGATCCATTTCCAGACCCAATGAGAACCAGGCACCTTTCCCTGTCATTAGCAAGAAAGATGCTAGGGATCTCTGTGCCCCGGGCATGCTGTGGCAGGGCCCTGAGCATAGGGGTGACTCTGTCTCATGTCTCCTCTCTATTCCAGGCCCAgccacttcccctcccctcagcacgACCACCACAGTCCAGCCCACACCCCTGACCAGCACAGCCTCACCCACAGCCACCACCCCACTTCGCCGGGCACCCCTCACCACGCACCCAGTGGGTGCCATCAACCAACTGGGACCTGACCTGCCTCTAGCCACCGCCCTGGCCCCTAGCACCCGGCGGCCACCAGCCCCCAATCTGCACATGTCCCCAGAGCTCTTCTGTGAACCTCGAGAGGTGCGACGGGTCCAGTGGCCAGCCACCCAGCAGGGCATGCTAGTGGAGAGGCCCTGCCCCAAGGGCACTCGAGGTGAGTGCAGAGGCCTTGGAAACTTCCAATGTGGCTGGCTTGGGGGTGGCCACTGCTGgtctgggcaggggagggacaggggacatGCCCACCATTCAGCTTAGCATAGATACACTTACCTGTTCATCTTCCCTGTCATAGTGTGATGGGCCCCAGGTGGCCCATAGTGTGGCCTTCATGTGGCAGGGGTCACACCTGACATCTGCAGCTGTGTCTCCAGAGCCCAGCTGAGCTCTCAGGGCACAGTAGCAGCTCAGTTAGtacccctgctgctgccccccaccccaccccatgccctgTTCCCTCTTGCAGTACTGAATCCCTACCACATGAAAAGCACCATGTAGACCCTGCAGGGAGGCCACAGAGGTGACTTGGGTATGTCCCAGCCTGAGGCTGAGATGGAACCAATAGCCATGGGAGCAGCTGATGGCTGGACAGACAGCAATTAAAGTGCCAGAGGGGTGGAGCCAGGACCATGTGCTCCAGGGACCTGAGAGAAGGGTCAAGAGGCTTTATGGACAGGGGGCTTCCAAGATGGACTTTGCCAAAAAGTTCTAATTCTTGTAGGCAAAGATGGAAGGGGAGCCAAGAGGGAAAGCTTAGAAAGTCAGGGGTGACTTATGTCACCTCAAAATGACATCTCTCTTGACTATCTGGCCTGCTTCATGTCTGATCTTCCATGTTCCCCTCACCTACTTGCCCTCTCTGTCATTTCTTTCCCCCTGCTTTggcccttcttctctccttccttgtggctcccttttctgttcctgtctgtctgtccctgcaGGAATTGCCTCCTTCCAGTGTCTACCAGCCCTGGGGCTCTGGAATCCCCGGGGCCCTGACCTCAGCAACTGCACCTCCCCCTGGGTCAACCAGGTGGCCCAGAAGGTACCAGCAGCAGCCACTCCTCCCAGACAGGCACCCTGTGCTCACACACTGGTCTCTGGGTGGCTGGGTGCAGGGGGTAGTGGAGCAATGGGAGAGAGGGCAACAAATGGGTGGCAGGTCTGGGAAGCAGGAATGTGGGGTTGCCTCCCTGGCCTACGGAGTTGGGAAGAAGACAGACAGGGAGAAGGGGCAGCAGAGAGCAGTGAGAAGGGCCAAGCAGGCCAGGCATGTGCAGAGGGACCATGGTGGGAGCAAGATGGTCCCTGACAGAGCTGGGTCCCCCACTTCTGCCTCATGCAGATCAAGAGCGGGGAGAATGCAGCCAACATTGCCAGTGAGCTGGCCCGCCACACCCGGGGCTCCATTTATGCAGGAGACGTGTCATCCTCTGTGAAGTTGATGGAACAGCTGCTGGACATCCTGGATGCCCAGCTGCAGGCTCTGCGGCCCATTGAGCGAGAGTCAGCTGGCAAGAACTACAATAAGGTGGGGCCTAGCAGTGGGGCCAACAGTGGGCACTGCCCAGGAGGCTCAGAAAGTTTCCAGCCTGGTACCTACAAGCTGGGTTGCCACTCCTGGTCAGAGGAAGAGGGACAGAATCCAAGCCTGCTGGTCTCATTCCTGGGCTACCTTGGAGAGTCCTGGGGGTTGGGAGATGCCTTAGGAACAACTCTTGATCATGGCCCAGCACCAGGTTGGTGGCAAACAGAGTGTCAGGATGAGCAGAACCAGAGGCTAGGCCTGACAGTGCCTCCATCTCTTTCCCTAGATGCACAAGCGGGAGAGAACCTGCAAGGACTACATCAAGGTGAGGCCCAGAGGGTTCTTATTGACTGAGGGGTGTGGGACAGGCCCCAGGAGGCACTGAAGGGATGGAGGTTGAGAGGAGAGGACACAGAGCCCAGCCTGAGGAACCAGAGGATGTGGGAGGACTCACGATGCCACCCCCAACcatcccccctctcccctgcccttttAGGCTGTAGTGGAAACAGTGGACAACCTGCTGCGGCCAGAAGCTCTTGAGTCCTGGAAGGACATGAATGCCACAGAGCAGGTGCATACGGCCACCATGCTCCTGGATGTCCTAGAAGAAGGTGCCTTCCTGCTGGCCGACAATGTCAGGGAGCCAGCCCGCTTTTTGGCTGCCAAACAGAATGTGGGTGAGTGCTGTGGTCTCACTGGAGCAAGTTCAAGTGCAAATCTTGAACTGCGTAGCCCGCCTGTTCCAGAGGCCACAGGGAACACCCCGGCATGCTGGCCCTTGACCTTGGGCCGCTGGACTAGGGACAGACTCCAGCCCCATATGCCCTGTCATCCTCTCTCCCCACAGTCCTTGAGGTCACGGTTCTGAACACAGAGGGCCAAGTGCAGGAGCTGGTGTTCCCCCAGGAATACCCAAGTGAAAACTCCATCCAGCTGTCAGCCAACACCATCAAGCAGAACAGCCGCAACGGTCAGTGCCTGGCCCCCAAGCTGACAGCCCACCCCACTTACGAAGAACAGCGGCTCTCAGCTTTTATGGGGTTGAAGAGTCCGAGAAAAGGTTGGGACCCATAACAACACAGAGAAGTCCTCCACTCAAGCTGGTGGAACTCATTTCAGGGTACTCACAGGGTCTTCCCGAAGCCCCAGAGCCCAAGACACTTTGCAGTCTGAAGGGCGCACCTCTGTGCAATAGCAGTTGATCCTCACGACTCAGAGAGGATTGTCCCATTTGAgattaaggctcagagaggttagggaTTCTCTCGAGGTCACTGCAGGTGAGAGGTGCCTGGGAACCCAGGCCCTGTGTGTCCTGGCCTGCTGCCCTATTGTTTGGCACTGCCTACAACTAAGCAGTCATCCCGGGGCAGGGTTCCCTAAGCTCCCTTTGCCTGTGTTGCGGCCTGGTAAAGCCAGGTCCCAGTGGCTGGAGATGCACCAGCCAAGGGCTGATGGCACACCCCACTACACCTATCCTCCCCAGGGGTGGTCAAAATTGTCTTCATCCTCTACAACAACCTGGGTCTCTTCCTGTCCACTGAGAATGCCACAGTGAAGCTGGCAGGTGAAACGGGCACAGGCAGCCCAGGGGGCACTTCCCTGGTGGTGAACTCGCAGGTCATCGCAGCTTCCATCAATAAGGAGTCCAGCCGAGTCTTCCTCATGGACCCTGTCATCTTCACCGTGGCCCACCTGGAGGTGAGCTAAGGCATTCCCACCCTCCATGAGGGTCCCAGCATCCTTTGTGTTCCCAGGCTGCATACTGCCCCCACTGCCTATTCATCTATCCAAGAGCAagttcccacccctccctgggccaccagcccccacctcagCTGCTTAAGTCTGTCCTCAAAGATACTAGATGCCTGGAGTCCCAGGCACTTCTACATGCTTGTTGCTATCCCTGTAGCTGGgtgtgagggctggaggggactCCCCAGATCTGACTCCCCGGCCACCACCACACAACAGGCCAAGAACCACTTCAATGCTAACTGCTCCTTCTGGAACTACTCGGAGCGCTCCATGCTGGGCTACTGGTCGACCCAGGGCTGCCGCCTGGTGGAGTCCAACAAGACCCACACCACATGTGCCTGCAGCCACCTCACCAACTTTGCCGTACTCATGGCTCACCGCGAGATCGTAAGCTGGCTGGCGCTCTGCTGCGCACTCCATGCAGGCCTGCTCTCTGGCTCAGCTTTGCATGGCATCATAGAGTGGAGCATGGGCAGTGCCAGGGAAGGCCAGCTTTGTGGGCATGGGGGGGCCACTGGTCTAGCCCAGGGTATGAGGCACACCTCTGATTCTATCTGGTCATGGTCCCACCTCCTCCCAAGGTACTCTGGAGAAGCAAGTTGGTGTCACCTTTTGTCATCTCTCTACACGCCTTCCAGAGCATGAGGAAGTGAGCGTGCcacctggagaggggaaggggctggcaAGTTGGCCAGGGGCAGAAGGCCAGAGGGCTAGGGGGCTGTGGCCTGCGGCCTTGCCCCCAGCTGGCACTTAGCTGACTGAGCCTAGGGTGAGCCTGGCTGTGAGCCAAGGGTGCTGAGCGTACTCTCTGCTGTCCCCCAGTACCAGGGTCGCATCAATGAGCTGCTGCTGTCAGTTATCACCTGGGTGGGCATCGTGATCTCCCTGGTCTGCCTGGCCATCTGCATCTCCACTTTCTGCTTCCTGCGGGGCCTGCAGACCGACCGCAATACCATCCACAAGAATCTGTGCATTAACCTCTTCCTGGCTGAGTTGCTCTTCCTGGTCGGCATAGACAAGACTCAGTACGAGGTGGGCCAGGCacaaggtgggggttgggggagggaggagaggcctcCTGGCTGGGAAGCCCTCATCTGTGGTACCCTCACCCCCCAGATTGCCTGCCCCATCTTCGCTGGTCTGCTGCACTACTTCTTTCTGGCTGCCTTCTCTTGGCTGTGCCTGGAGGGTGTGCACCTCTATCTACTGCTGGTGGAGGTGTTTGAGAGCGAGTACTCCCGCACCAAGTACTACTACCTGGGCGGCTACTGCTTCCCAGCCCTGGTGGTAGGCATAGCAGCTGCCATCGACTACCGCAGCTACGGCACGGAGAAGGCGTGAGTGCCActgcctgccccaccctctgtctctcctcctgcctGGTTGCCTGCTCAACAGCAGGACCCTTGGGGCACTGGGCTCCTGGGGTCGGAGGGAGGggccctcctctgcctctctctaccTGGCCCTGCTTCCTTTATAGTTGCTGGCTCCGAGTGGATAATTATTTCATCTGGAGCTTCATTGGGCCCGTCTCCTTTGTTATCGTGGTAAGCTGGAAGGCAGTACCCTTTTTCCAGACTAGCTTTGTCCCTGTACACCCCCAGTCTCCCCAAGCCCTTGAGAACTGTGGgaactgaaagccagctgagaggaCGGGAGCAGAATGGGTCTGTAGAGTTCCAGCACTGAGGTCTGTCCATCCAGGAGCTGTGATTTGAGCCCCTGCTCCCAACAGGAGGGAGCTGTTCACAGACCCCCAGGAGCATTGTTGGCATGCACCTGAGGGCCCCGGTGAAGGGGTCCACCCTGAAATTTGGCCCGGGAGCTCACACCAGCAGGCAAAGCAACCCCAGCACACAGCCCCTCCATTTGTTCTGCCCCCAGGTGAACCTGGTGTTCCTTATGGTGACCCTGCACAAGATGATCCGGAGCTCGTCTGTGCTCAAGCCAGACTCCAGTCGCCTTGACAACATTAAGTGAGCACCCCTTCCTCACACCTCTGTCCCCTAAAGCCCCACATTGGCCTAGCCTAAAATGTGGTGCTGTCACCTCTGTTGTCACACAacgtgatttttaaaaaaatattgcccaTGTCTTGTCAGTAGatcactttaaacattttttttttacttgaggaagggagggagtagggATAgcgcgagagagagaaacatcaatttgttgttccacttatttacacattcattggctatttcttataagtgccctgactggggatcaaactgcaACCTTGCCGTATCAGACGATACTcttaaccaactgaactacccagccagggcccacagtgTTATTTAAGGACAAAGATAGTATTTTATCGTGCTTGTTAAAGCTAtacttaatgaatatttaaaaacctgGCATTAGCCTATTCAACCTCTGGTTTGGGGGACAACGCTGCTTAGGGCAAGGctgaatttaaaaagtgagtctaaccctggatggtatggctcagtggcctgagcgccagcctgtgaactgaaaggtcgctagtttgattctctgtcagggcacatgcctgggtttcaggccaggtctccagtagggggcatgtgagaggcaactgattgatgtttgtctcatatatcaatgtttctctccctctctttcttcctcccttcccctctcttgaaaagtaaataaataaaatcttcacataaaaacaaaggaagtcTATTTCAAGGCAACTTAAAGATAAATAAGCAGCAAAAGTAAGGGTCTAGAAATATGGCCAAAAGGACAAAGGATGCAGGGGAGTGACTGTTCACAAACTTCAACCCTCAACCCCCGACCTCTGCTGCCCCTCAGGCCCAGGCTGGGTGCAAGAGTTGCTGGGCATGCCATTCCCC is a window of Phyllostomus discolor isolate MPI-MPIP mPhyDis1 chromosome 8, mPhyDis1.pri.v3, whole genome shotgun sequence DNA encoding:
- the ADGRL1 gene encoding adhesion G protein-coupled receptor L1 isoform X1 produces the protein MARLAAVLWSLCITAVLVTSATQGLSRAGLPFGLMRRELACEGYPIELRCPGSDVIMVENANYGRTDDKICDADPFQMENVQCYLPDAFKIMSQRCNNRTQCVVVAGSDAFPDPCPGTYKYLEVQYDCVPYKVEQKVFVCPGTLQKVLEPTSTHESEHQSGAWCKDPLQAGDRIYVMPWIPYRTDTLTEYASWEDYVAARHTTTYRLPNRVDGTGFVVYDGAVFYNKERTRNIVKYDLRTRIKSGETVINTANYHDTSPYRWGGKTDIDLAVDENGLWVIYATEGNNGRLVVSQLNPYTLRFEGTWETGYDKRSASNAFMVCGVLYVLRSVYVEDDSEAAGNRVDYAFNTNANREEPVSLAFPNPYQFVSSVDYNPRDNQLYVWNNYFVVRYSLEFGPPDPSAGPATSPPLSTTTTVQPTPLTSTASPTATTPLRRAPLTTHPVGAINQLGPDLPLATALAPSTRRPPAPNLHMSPELFCEPREVRRVQWPATQQGMLVERPCPKGTRGIASFQCLPALGLWNPRGPDLSNCTSPWVNQVAQKIKSGENAANIASELARHTRGSIYAGDVSSSVKLMEQLLDILDAQLQALRPIERESAGKNYNKMHKRERTCKDYIKAVVETVDNLLRPEALESWKDMNATEQVHTATMLLDVLEEGAFLLADNVREPARFLAAKQNVVLEVTVLNTEGQVQELVFPQEYPSENSIQLSANTIKQNSRNGVVKIVFILYNNLGLFLSTENATVKLAGETGTGSPGGTSLVVNSQVIAASINKESSRVFLMDPVIFTVAHLEAKNHFNANCSFWNYSERSMLGYWSTQGCRLVESNKTHTTCACSHLTNFAVLMAHREIYQGRINELLLSVITWVGIVISLVCLAICISTFCFLRGLQTDRNTIHKNLCINLFLAELLFLVGIDKTQYEIACPIFAGLLHYFFLAAFSWLCLEGVHLYLLLVEVFESEYSRTKYYYLGGYCFPALVVGIAAAIDYRSYGTEKACWLRVDNYFIWSFIGPVSFVIVVNLVFLMVTLHKMIRSSSVLKPDSSRLDNIKSWALGAIALLFLLGLTWAFGLLFINKESVVMAYLFTTFNAFQGVFIFVFHCALQKKVHKEYSKCLRHSYCCIRSPPGGTHGSLKTSAMRSNTRYYTGTQSRIRRMWNDTVRKQTESSFMAGDINSTPTLNRGTMGNHLLTNPVLQPRGGTSPYNTLIAESVGFNPSSPPVFNSPGSYREPKHPLGGRETCGMDTLPLNGNFNNSYSLRSGDFPPGDGAPEPPRGRNLADAAAFEKMIISELVHNNLRGSSSGAKGPPPPEPPVPPVPGGGSEEEAGGPGGADRAEIELLYKALEEPLLLPRAQSVLYQSDLDESESCTAEDGATSRPLSSPPGRDSLYASGANLRDSPSYPDSSPEGPSEALPPPPPAPPVPPEIYYTSRPPALVARNPLQGYYQVRRPSHEGYLAAPGLEGPGPDGDGQMQLVTSL